The Apium graveolens cultivar Ventura chromosome 6, ASM990537v1, whole genome shotgun sequence genome contains a region encoding:
- the LOC141668669 gene encoding heavy metal-associated isoprenylated plant protein 47-like, with translation MLIIFSLFIPSQVSQLNNIPLKTRNMTVQKVVIRVVMVDQKKSRKKAMKIAATAFGVESVALTGDDRDQIVVIGEGIDTVELAKLLRKKVGCADLLSVGPAKEEKKEDKKACEVPGVPLVCGSQPCYYNYNPYPAVYSYDCVDQCNSSGSCSIM, from the exons ATGCTAATCATTTTCTCATTATTCATTCCATCTCAAGTCTCACAACTCAATAATATTCCTCTCAAAACCAGGAACATGACTGTG CAAAAGGTGGTGATCAGAGTGGTAATGGTTGATCAGAAGAAGTCTCGCAAGAAGGCCATGAAGATTGCAGCTACTGCCTTCG GGGTTGAGTCAGTAGCATTGACAGGAGACGATAGAGATCAAATAGTGGTGATCGGAGAAGGAATCGATACAGTTGAACTCGCGAAATTGTTAAGGAAGAAAGTAGGATGTGCAGATCTGTTAAGCGTCGGACCAGctaaagaagaaaagaaagaagataaaAAGGCATGTGAAGTCCCTGGTGTTCCTTTGGTCTGTGGATCACAACCTTGTTATTACAACTATAATCCATACCCTGCAGTTTATAGCTATGATTGTGTAGATCAATGTAACAGTTCTGGTTCTTGCTCTATCATGTGA